The following proteins are encoded in a genomic region of Alphaproteobacteria bacterium:
- a CDS encoding DotI/IcmL family type IV secretion protein, with product MAFLKPKPKPKVGAEAKAKVAAKTSDSNSANAANAAIQAAAAPGGATASAKPVKKKINLFPFLTDDPPGEKPLPNPEQEDKRHRGLVMRIRVQGYIVIILSVGFLVAAPLLQPTQIYYVRRIGEPIGNEKLLDPLPLPNLTTAAILSWSTTTVTELMTYNFANYNQRISMFADRFLPESWGLYVAALAQADTINKFKERQLVLTAAPAEPPVMASEGINEETQEYEWKVQVPVILRYSTNNNKGVNSRTIVMLTLVRVSTLDNPYGIAIKTWTAR from the coding sequence ATGGCTTTCCTGAAACCCAAACCCAAGCCGAAGGTCGGCGCCGAAGCTAAGGCCAAAGTCGCGGCCAAGACATCGGATTCGAATTCGGCGAACGCGGCGAACGCCGCCATTCAGGCCGCGGCGGCGCCCGGAGGCGCGACCGCGTCGGCAAAGCCCGTCAAAAAGAAAATCAATCTATTCCCTTTTCTTACCGATGATCCTCCCGGCGAGAAACCCCTTCCCAATCCGGAACAAGAAGACAAGCGCCATCGCGGACTTGTCATGCGAATCAGGGTTCAGGGCTATATCGTCATCATTCTTTCGGTGGGATTTCTTGTCGCCGCGCCGCTTTTGCAGCCGACGCAAATCTATTACGTCCGGCGCATCGGCGAGCCCATCGGCAACGAGAAACTGCTCGATCCGCTGCCCCTGCCCAACCTGACCACGGCGGCGATTCTTTCCTGGTCGACGACCACCGTCACCGAGCTCATGACGTATAATTTCGCCAATTATAATCAGCGAATCTCGATGTTCGCCGACCGCTTCCTGCCGGAAAGCTGGGGTTTATATGTCGCCGCGCTGGCTCAAGCGGATACGATCAACAAATTCAAGGAGAGGCAGCTCGTGCTGACCGCCGCGCCCGCGGAACCCCCGGTCATGGCGTCGGAAGGCATCAATGAAGAGACCCAGGAATATGAATGGAAGGTTCAGGTGCCGGTGATTTTGCGGTACTCGACCAATAACAACAAAGGCGTCAATTCACGGACCATTGTCATGTTGACCCTGGTGCGCGTTTCCACGCTGGACAACCCCTACGGCATCGCCATCAAAACCTGGACGGCGCGGTAA
- a CDS encoding DotI/IcmL/TraM family protein: MTMKDAVHTILSRNNFYRDGYRLMLRISLIQMISIFILVAGVVTMALTSKVEHVFFATTADGRIINIVPLNEPFITDGSLIAWMADTSKRVLSLSYHDYRQRLQDVAFNFTPKGWETFSKALKDARILELIEERKMVSELTIDAAPEILKKGDLNGVYTWMLQMPVTLSFKGQQAPQSIKGVLRVTISRVSTLQHPKGVGFEQFLIDTSNVVQ, from the coding sequence ATGACCATGAAAGACGCCGTCCATACCATCCTGAGCCGCAATAATTTCTATCGCGACGGCTATCGCCTGATGCTCAGGATCAGCCTCATCCAGATGATCTCGATTTTCATTCTTGTCGCGGGCGTGGTCACGATGGCCCTGACTTCCAAGGTCGAGCACGTATTTTTCGCCACGACCGCCGACGGGCGCATCATCAATATCGTCCCGCTCAACGAGCCCTTCATCACCGACGGCAGCCTCATCGCCTGGATGGCGGATACCTCGAAGCGCGTTTTAAGCCTGAGCTATCACGACTACCGGCAGCGGCTGCAGGACGTCGCTTTCAACTTCACGCCCAAAGGATGGGAAACTTTCTCCAAGGCGCTTAAGGACGCCCGGATTCTGGAATTGATCGAAGAGCGCAAGATGGTGTCGGAGCTTACCATCGACGCGGCGCCCGAAATCCTCAAGAAAGGCGATCTCAACGGGGTCTATACCTGGATGCTGCAAATGCCCGTGACCTTGAGCTTCAAGGGGCAGCAAGCGCCGCAGTCGATCAAGGGCGTCCTGCGCGTGACGATCAGCCGCGTTTCGACGCTTCAGCATCCGAAGGGTGTCGGGTTCGAGCAATTCCTGATCGATACCAGCAATGTCGTGCAGTAA
- a CDS encoding DUF1036 domain-containing protein: MTAWPCSAHAAFTFCNRTSQTIQTAFAYRHKGHWQSEGWWIIQSQQCMKIRAEPLTHRFYYYYARSTDHPLRIWSGKYPFCTDTSSFAIEGDGRCTERGHASRNFAQIDIGERRQFTLDFNE, encoded by the coding sequence GTGACCGCCTGGCCATGCTCCGCCCATGCCGCGTTCACATTCTGCAACCGCACGTCGCAGACGATCCAAACCGCGTTCGCTTATCGCCATAAGGGGCACTGGCAGAGCGAAGGCTGGTGGATCATTCAGTCCCAGCAATGCATGAAAATACGCGCCGAGCCCCTAACCCATAGATTTTATTACTATTACGCCCGCAGCACCGACCACCCGCTTCGCATCTGGAGCGGAAAATACCCCTTTTGCACCGATACGAGTTCTTTTGCCATCGAGGGGGACGGCCGCTGCACTGAACGGGGCCATGCCAGCCGGAATTTCGCGCAAATCGATATCGGCGAACGCCGCCAGTTCACGCTCGATTTTAATGAATAG
- the acnA gene encoding aconitate hydratase AcnA — MSIATGHDSLETRRSLQAGGKSYDYFSLAAAAEKIGDIGRLPFSLKVLLENLLRFEDGRSVKADDIRALKTWLDTKTSDTEVDYRPARVLMQDFTGVPAVVDLAAMREKAIRMGGDPARVNPLCNVDLVIDHSVMVDNFGSPDSATLNVEREFERNGERYAFLRWGQKAFDNFRVVPPGTGICHQVNLEYLAQVVWTDTDQTGKTVAYPDTLVGTDSHTTMVNGLAVLGWGVGGIEAEAAMLGQPVTMLIPEVVGFKLTGRLPEGATATDLVLTVTQMLRKHGVVNKFVEFFGSGLDGMTLADRATIANMAPEYGATCGIFPIDAETINYLRFTGRDEDRIALVEAYAKAQGMWRDATTPEPVFTSTLELDLGQVQPSLAGPRRPQDRVPLAKAAAEFIKELPSFKVTAPDAKVAVEGANYELKHGDVVIAAITSCTNTSNPSVMVAAGLVARKAREKGLTSKPWVKTSLAPGSQVVTDYLAKAGLDKDLDAVGFSLVGYGCTTCIGNSGPLSAPIAAAVEKGDLVAAAVLSGNRNFEGRINPHCKANYLASPPLVVAYAIAGNMTIDLSTESLGTGKDGKPVYLRDIWPTSREIADMVGIALTPAMFRSRYADVFTGPEQWQKVKTAIGQTYKWEDESTYVRLPPIFDDMGKDPAPLTEIKGARLLALFGDSITTDHISPAGDIKKSGPAGKYLIDHHVEPGDFNSYGARRGNHEVMMRGTFANIRIRNEMLAKDGVVPEGGNTRYIPSGEIMPIYDAAMRYQAENMPLVIIAGKEYGTGSSRDWAAKGTRLLGVRAVIAESFERIHRSNLVGMGVLPLEFAGGMTRADLKLTGEETFDIIGFTGALKPRMDIKLTIRRPGGGEDTVTLLCRIDTMNEVDYFRHGGVLHYVLRQLVKTA; from the coding sequence ATGTCCATTGCCACCGGCCACGATAGCCTGGAAACCCGCCGCAGTCTGCAGGCGGGGGGAAAAAGCTACGATTATTTCAGCCTCGCGGCGGCGGCGGAGAAAATCGGCGATATCGGGCGGCTGCCTTTTTCGCTGAAAGTCCTGCTCGAAAACCTGCTGCGCTTCGAAGACGGCAGGTCGGTCAAGGCGGACGATATCCGCGCGCTGAAAACCTGGCTCGACACGAAAACCAGCGATACCGAGGTCGATTACCGCCCGGCCCGCGTGCTGATGCAGGATTTCACCGGCGTTCCCGCCGTGGTCGATCTCGCCGCCATGCGCGAAAAGGCGATCCGGATGGGCGGCGATCCGGCGCGGGTCAACCCGCTTTGCAATGTCGATCTGGTGATCGATCATTCGGTGATGGTGGATAATTTCGGCTCGCCCGATTCCGCGACGCTGAATGTCGAGCGCGAGTTCGAGCGCAACGGCGAGCGCTACGCATTCCTGCGCTGGGGGCAGAAGGCGTTCGATAATTTCCGCGTCGTGCCGCCCGGCACCGGAATCTGCCATCAGGTCAATCTTGAATATCTCGCGCAGGTTGTCTGGACGGATACCGACCAGACCGGCAAAACCGTCGCCTATCCCGACACGCTGGTCGGCACCGACAGCCATACGACGATGGTCAACGGCCTTGCGGTTCTCGGCTGGGGCGTCGGCGGCATCGAAGCCGAAGCGGCGATGCTCGGCCAGCCGGTCACGATGCTGATCCCCGAAGTCGTCGGCTTCAAGCTCACCGGGCGGCTGCCCGAAGGCGCGACCGCGACCGATCTGGTGCTGACCGTCACGCAGATGCTGCGCAAGCACGGCGTGGTCAATAAATTCGTCGAATTTTTCGGCTCCGGCCTCGACGGCATGACGCTCGCCGACCGGGCGACCATCGCCAATATGGCGCCGGAATACGGCGCGACCTGCGGCATCTTTCCCATCGACGCCGAAACCATCAATTATCTGCGCTTCACCGGCCGCGATGAAGACAGGATCGCGCTGGTCGAGGCCTATGCCAAAGCGCAGGGCATGTGGCGCGACGCGACCACGCCGGAGCCGGTCTTCACCAGCACGCTTGAGCTTGATCTCGGCCAGGTGCAGCCCTCGCTCGCCGGGCCGCGCCGTCCGCAGGATCGCGTGCCGCTGGCCAAGGCGGCGGCGGAATTCATCAAGGAACTGCCGAGCTTCAAAGTGACCGCTCCCGACGCCAAGGTCGCGGTCGAAGGCGCGAATTACGAGCTTAAGCATGGCGACGTGGTCATTGCCGCCATCACCTCATGCACCAACACGTCGAACCCGAGCGTGATGGTTGCCGCTGGACTCGTGGCGCGCAAGGCGCGCGAGAAGGGATTAACCTCCAAGCCCTGGGTCAAGACTTCGCTCGCGCCCGGCAGCCAGGTGGTCACCGATTATCTCGCCAAGGCGGGCCTCGACAAGGATCTGGACGCCGTCGGGTTCAGCCTGGTCGGCTATGGCTGCACCACCTGCATCGGCAATTCGGGGCCGCTATCCGCGCCTATCGCCGCCGCCGTCGAAAAAGGCGATCTGGTCGCCGCCGCCGTTTTATCCGGCAACCGCAATTTCGAGGGCCGCATCAATCCGCATTGCAAGGCCAACTATCTGGCTTCGCCGCCGCTGGTGGTCGCCTATGCCATCGCCGGAAACATGACCATCGATCTCTCTACGGAATCGCTCGGCACTGGCAAGGACGGCAAGCCGGTCTATCTGCGCGATATCTGGCCGACCAGCCGCGAGATCGCCGATATGGTCGGCATCGCGCTGACTCCGGCGATGTTCCGCAGCCGCTACGCCGATGTCTTCACCGGGCCGGAACAATGGCAAAAGGTGAAAACCGCCATCGGCCAGACCTATAAATGGGAAGACGAATCGACCTATGTCCGGCTGCCGCCTATTTTCGACGATATGGGCAAAGACCCGGCGCCGCTTACGGAAATCAAAGGCGCGCGCCTGCTGGCCCTGTTCGGCGATTCGATCACGACCGACCATATTTCTCCGGCGGGCGACATCAAGAAATCGGGGCCGGCGGGAAAATATCTGATCGATCATCATGTCGAGCCGGGCGATTTCAACTCCTACGGCGCGCGGCGCGGCAATCATGAAGTGATGATGCGCGGCACGTTCGCCAACATCCGCATCCGCAACGAAATGCTGGCCAAGGATGGCGTGGTTCCCGAAGGCGGCAACACGCGATATATTCCGTCGGGCGAAATCATGCCGATTTACGACGCCGCCATGCGCTATCAGGCCGAAAACATGCCGCTCGTCATCATTGCGGGCAAGGAATACGGCACCGGCTCGAGCCGCGACTGGGCGGCCAAGGGCACGCGTCTGCTCGGCGTGCGCGCGGTGATCGCCGAAAGCTTCGAGCGCATTCACCGCTCGAATCTGGTCGGGATGGGCGTGCTGCCGCTCGAATTCGCGGGCGGCATGACTCGCGCCGATCTCAAGCTCACCGGCGAGGAGACATTCGATATCATAGGCTTTACCGGCGCGCTCAAGCCGCGCATGGACATCAAGCTGACGATCAGGCGGCCGGGCGGCGGCGAGGACACGGTGACGCTGCTGTGCCGCATCGATACCATGAACGAAGTCGATTATTTCCGCCACGGCGGCGTGTTGCATTACGTGCTCCGCCAGCTGGTGAAAACGGCGTGA
- a CDS encoding AAA family ATPase, whose translation MTAPQFKISDEELSGLIYRYTRDITAQDKAGKFDPVTGRDDEVDGMVLVLLQRLRKNVLLLGGAGVGKTACFIALTQLINAGKVPKLLQDAQVIELEMSMIGAGSASRADLEGRLIPIVKGVAERNAVKNRPPIIFCIDEIHQLMIGFKQAASSGVIDLMKPYLTAGDLYVVGATTREEYEDYVKTDPAIDRRFQKIMLDVPDVKTTFNILLKLKGNFEKHYDITVSEQACERIVRLTDRFLRNRNNPDKSILCLDQACARAVKDGDGKTLDFGSINAAVARDAGVDPAALDK comes from the coding sequence ATGACCGCTCCGCAATTTAAAATCAGCGACGAGGAATTGAGCGGCCTCATTTACCGCTATACCCGCGACATCACCGCGCAGGACAAGGCGGGCAAGTTCGATCCGGTCACCGGCCGCGACGACGAAGTGGACGGGATGGTGCTCGTGCTGCTGCAGCGCCTGCGCAAGAACGTGCTGCTGCTCGGCGGCGCGGGCGTCGGAAAAACCGCGTGCTTCATCGCGCTGACGCAGCTCATCAATGCCGGCAAGGTGCCGAAACTGCTGCAGGATGCGCAGGTCATCGAGCTTGAAATGTCGATGATCGGCGCGGGCAGCGCCTCGCGCGCCGATCTCGAAGGCAGGCTGATTCCCATCGTCAAGGGCGTCGCCGAGCGCAACGCCGTCAAAAACCGCCCGCCGATCATCTTCTGCATCGACGAAATCCACCAGCTGATGATCGGCTTCAAGCAGGCGGCGAGCTCGGGCGTCATCGATCTGATGAAGCCCTATCTGACGGCGGGCGATTTGTATGTCGTCGGCGCGACCACGCGCGAGGAATATGAGGATTACGTCAAGACCGATCCCGCCATCGACCGCCGTTTCCAGAAAATCATGCTCGACGTGCCGGACGTGAAGACGACATTCAATATCCTGCTCAAGCTCAAGGGCAATTTCGAGAAGCATTACGACATCACCGTCAGCGAGCAGGCCTGCGAGCGCATCGTGCGCCTGACGGATCGCTTTCTGCGCAACCGGAACAATCCCGACAAATCGATCCTGTGCCTCGATCAGGCCTGCGCCCGCGCGGTCAAGGACGGCGACGGCAAGACGCTCGATTTCGGCTCGATCAATGCCGCCGTCGCCCGCGACGCCGGCGTCGATCCGGCCGCGCTGGATAAATGA
- a CDS encoding type 4 pilus major pilin, producing MTLQRRRSAKGFNLIEAAIVLGIVGLVVGGIWVAATSVYTNMRAKRATEQLLSIAQNVRALYATSATTGLANAATMTIALKQANIFPNDMILGTTVNDIGNPWSGRVAVYSQAPGGSQGDGFEVVFSQVPSAACADFIIRNTGQGRDVALAGVGVGASTATGTEPTTTATNWTSFPQLVTDVTTACNATAATNANVSFRFRFR from the coding sequence ATGACGTTGCAACGCCGTCGTTCGGCGAAAGGCTTCAACCTTATCGAAGCGGCGATTGTGCTTGGCATCGTCGGCCTCGTGGTCGGCGGCATCTGGGTCGCGGCGACTTCGGTTTACACCAATATGCGTGCCAAGAGGGCAACCGAACAATTGCTTTCGATCGCGCAGAATGTGCGGGCGCTGTATGCCACTTCGGCCACGACAGGTTTGGCGAACGCCGCAACGATGACCATAGCCCTGAAGCAGGCCAATATATTTCCGAACGATATGATCTTGGGCACTACAGTCAACGACATAGGCAATCCTTGGAGCGGCCGCGTCGCGGTCTATTCCCAGGCGCCGGGCGGTTCTCAGGGCGATGGCTTCGAGGTCGTGTTCAGCCAGGTGCCTTCGGCCGCATGCGCTGACTTTATCATCCGTAATACCGGTCAGGGTCGCGATGTGGCGTTGGCTGGTGTTGGCGTAGGCGCTTCTACTGCCACCGGAACGGAGCCTACAACGACCGCGACGAACTGGACGAGCTTCCCGCAGTTGGTGACGGACGTTACGACGGCATGTAACGCTACTGCCGCTACCAATGCCAATGTCAGTTTCCGGTTCCGGTTCAGATAA
- the gap gene encoding type I glyceraldehyde-3-phosphate dehydrogenase produces MTVRVAINGFGRIGRLVLRALLESGRTDIEVVAINDLADTVTNAHLLKYDSVHGRYEGEVKAEADHLLIGGKKILAVQIADPAKLPWKDLNIDIAMECSGRFTKRDDAGKHLAAGAKKVLISAPADGEDLTVVYGVNHGELKAAHTIVSNASCTTNCLAPVAHVLHNAIGIEHGFMTTIHSYTGDQRVVDTMHSDLHRARAAALNIIPTSTGAAKAVGKVLPALKGKLDGTSLRVPSPNVSVVDFKFVASRATTVEEVNAAITAAAASGPLKGILGTYTAPLVSTDFNHDPRSSIFALNETKVMAGTFVRVMSWYDNEWGFSSRMADTAIAMMKAG; encoded by the coding sequence ATGACAGTACGCGTCGCCATCAACGGTTTTGGCCGCATCGGCCGCCTGGTCTTGCGGGCCTTGCTCGAATCCGGGCGCACGGATATCGAAGTCGTCGCCATCAACGATCTGGCCGACACCGTCACCAACGCCCATCTGCTGAAATATGATTCGGTGCATGGCCGCTATGAAGGCGAGGTCAAGGCCGAAGCCGACCATTTGCTGATCGGCGGCAAGAAAATCCTGGCGGTGCAGATCGCCGATCCCGCCAAGCTGCCCTGGAAAGACCTGAATATCGATATCGCGATGGAATGCTCCGGGCGCTTCACCAAGCGCGACGACGCCGGCAAGCATCTGGCGGCGGGCGCGAAGAAAGTCCTCATCTCCGCCCCGGCGGACGGCGAAGACCTCACGGTCGTCTATGGCGTCAATCACGGCGAGCTGAAGGCCGCGCATACCATCGTCTCCAACGCCTCATGCACCACCAACTGCCTCGCGCCGGTGGCGCATGTGCTGCACAATGCCATCGGCATCGAGCACGGCTTCATGACCACGATCCATTCCTATACCGGCGACCAGCGCGTGGTCGACACGATGCATAGCGACCTGCACCGCGCCCGCGCGGCGGCGCTGAACATCATCCCGACCTCGACCGGCGCGGCCAAGGCGGTCGGAAAAGTCCTGCCCGCGCTCAAGGGCAAGCTCGACGGCACCTCGCTGCGCGTGCCGAGCCCCAACGTCTCGGTGGTGGATTTCAAATTCGTCGCTTCGCGCGCGACGACGGTGGAAGAGGTCAACGCGGCGATTACCGCGGCGGCGGCGAGCGGCCCGCTCAAAGGCATCCTCGGCACTTATACCGCGCCGCTGGTCTCGACCGATTTCAACCATGATCCGCGTTCCTCGATCTTCGCGCTGAACGAAACCAAGGTCATGGCCGGAACTTTCGTGCGCGTGATGTCGTGGTACGACAATGAATGGGGCTTCTCGAGCCGCATGGCCGACACCGCCATCGCGATGATGAAGGCGGGATAA
- a CDS encoding GNAT family N-acetyltransferase: MLPIRILSEPDRAETVALIVGAFGEDHRTMIEDDFALIGSSDPYRPTFFGAVDGKDLIGTAAAMGIGFTYPDCSSILWIAVRKDRRRQGIGKAMIDHVLNHIADGIFHGKPGTVLLSAENRRRAFYEKFGFKAGIPTHAEQVIFGRTLNA, translated from the coding sequence GTGCTCCCCATCAGAATCTTGTCCGAACCCGACCGGGCGGAGACTGTCGCGCTGATCGTCGGCGCTTTCGGCGAAGACCACCGGACGATGATCGAGGACGATTTCGCGCTGATCGGCTCCAGCGATCCCTACCGACCGACCTTCTTCGGCGCGGTCGACGGGAAGGACTTGATCGGAACCGCCGCCGCCATGGGCATCGGCTTCACCTATCCCGACTGCTCCAGTATCCTGTGGATCGCGGTCAGGAAAGACCGGCGGCGGCAGGGTATTGGCAAGGCCATGATCGATCATGTATTAAACCATATCGCCGATGGAATATTTCACGGCAAACCGGGCACGGTGCTTTTATCCGCCGAGAACCGCCGCCGCGCATTCTATGAGAAATTCGGCTTTAAGGCAGGCATTCCCACTCACGCCGAGCAGGTGATCTTCGGCAGAACGCTCAACGCATAA